One Deinococcus sp. LM3 genomic region harbors:
- a CDS encoding potassium/proton antiporter produces MGEVHTELFLLAVGVMLLVSLLVNRLGGRLGIPGLLLFLGVGMLAGSDGLGIQFQDYRLAQALGTLALCFILFQGGLDTNWAKTRPVVRRGLSLATVGVLVTAGVMAAFAHYAFGFPWLAAWLLGAIVSSTDASAVFSVLKERQLGLKGDVAPLLEFESGGNDPMAVFLTVGILELMANPELGVLSIVPLFVKQMLIGAVFGVVLGRAGLWILNRLQLQFEGLYSVLSLALALTIFAGTAVAGGSGFLAIYIAGVIIGNAEFIHRRSLLSFHDGLSWLMQVAMFLTLGLVVNPHELLPTAGLALACALVLVFVARPLSVYLSLARAKMPLNEKSMVAWVGLRGAVPIVLATFPLLAGVEQANTLFNIVFFIVLTSVLLQGTTLTLVARFLRVREALPEVTQYPITYTPTGHNKNEMVEVEVRAGSAAVGQRIMDLRLPPEALVILVHRAGEFLIPKGATELLAGDSLLVLAGETELREVEGKLHRPAGTV; encoded by the coding sequence ATGGGTGAAGTTCACACCGAGCTGTTCCTGCTGGCTGTCGGGGTGATGCTGCTGGTCAGTCTGCTGGTCAACCGGCTGGGAGGCCGCCTGGGCATTCCGGGGCTGCTGCTGTTCCTGGGCGTGGGCATGCTGGCCGGGTCGGACGGGCTGGGCATTCAGTTTCAGGATTACCGGCTGGCTCAGGCGCTGGGTACGCTGGCCCTGTGCTTCATCCTGTTTCAGGGGGGGCTGGACACCAACTGGGCCAAGACGCGGCCGGTGGTGCGCCGGGGCCTGAGTCTGGCGACGGTGGGGGTGCTGGTCACGGCGGGCGTGATGGCGGCGTTCGCGCACTACGCGTTCGGGTTTCCGTGGCTGGCGGCGTGGCTGCTGGGCGCGATCGTCAGCAGCACGGACGCCAGCGCGGTGTTCAGCGTCCTCAAGGAGCGGCAGCTGGGCCTGAAGGGTGACGTGGCGCCGCTGCTGGAGTTCGAGTCGGGCGGGAACGACCCGATGGCGGTCTTCCTGACGGTCGGCATTCTGGAACTGATGGCGAATCCGGAACTGGGCGTGCTGAGCATCGTGCCGCTGTTCGTCAAGCAGATGCTGATCGGGGCGGTGTTCGGGGTCGTGCTGGGCCGCGCGGGTCTGTGGATCCTGAACCGCCTGCAGTTGCAGTTCGAGGGTCTGTACTCGGTGCTCAGTCTGGCGCTGGCCCTGACGATCTTCGCGGGGACGGCGGTGGCGGGCGGCAGCGGGTTCCTGGCGATCTACATCGCCGGAGTGATCATCGGGAACGCCGAGTTCATTCACCGGCGCAGCCTGCTGTCGTTTCATGACGGGCTGTCGTGGCTGATGCAGGTGGCGATGTTCCTGACGCTGGGCCTGGTCGTGAACCCGCACGAGCTGCTGCCCACGGCGGGACTGGCGCTGGCGTGCGCGCTGGTGCTGGTGTTCGTGGCGCGGCCCCTGAGCGTGTACCTGAGTCTGGCGCGCGCGAAGATGCCGCTGAACGAGAAGAGCATGGTGGCGTGGGTGGGGTTGCGCGGCGCGGTGCCGATCGTCCTGGCGACCTTTCCGCTGCTGGCCGGGGTGGAGCAGGCGAACACGCTGTTCAACATCGTGTTCTTCATCGTGCTGACCAGCGTGCTGCTGCAGGGAACGACGCTGACGCTGGTGGCGCGCTTCCTGCGGGTGCGTGAGGCGCTGCCCGAGGTGACGCAGTACCCGATCACTTACACGCCGACCGGGCACAACAAGAACGAGATGGTCGAGGTGGAGGTCCGGGCGGGCAGCGCCGCCGTGGGGCAGCGCATCATGGACCTGAGGCTGCCGCCCGAGGCGCTCGTGATCCTGGTTCACCGGGCCGGGGAGTTCCTGATTCCGAAGGGCGCGACCGAACTGCTCGCCGGGGACAGCCTGCTGGTGCTGGCCGGCGAGACCGAGCTGCGGGAAGTGGAAGGCAAGCTGCACCGCCCGGCCGGGACCGTATAG
- a CDS encoding bifunctional diguanylate cyclase/phosphodiesterase, producing the protein MILPAPRSVPRGTGLAALGLGAGYLLHLMHLLGWTSGSPEWALGPYLLVFLGSAALIWSLAARTEAPGAWRWVAAGTFCWGVGNALYTLGNVQAGVLGFTDPWFLALPACMLLAFRLFERRWPSLPSREARLDVAAQVMAAGAYLWFFVLAEQMQSAGPSLLSNLVAALYPLSDLVLLSLLLAQTWRGPDGAPRGMGFLAAGMVLFVVADTGYTILALRDAYEGHMWPDALWPLAALLFAAGAWQAGRVRPLTVGAAPRRPRSLWYGPLAPYSALLAGFMLLGAVRLPLEARGALYATFFAAIFVAARQTLTLRQLEDSRARLEFQSRHDALTGLGNRRQLHLTLDRCGSNAAGTGLLVVDLDDFRFVNEALGHRAGDAFLQRTAATLRGQAAALNGECFHLSADEFVVIVPATREEQVRAAGEALRRALREPVTLEGQVLNITASVGAALRPADGLLDGAALLRRADLAMKEVKRSGGNGLRLFDPLRDDAAASRRVMIETRLRGAAERGELQLHYQPQLERGGQRVHFEALLRWQDAQLGAVSPAEFVPVAESAGLMVSLDRWVIAQACRQLAGWRAAGRPWQVAVNISPPNLVRPDFLPFLLRTLREHGLPPAALGLEVTERLLVENEAEARQTLQALMDLGIEVAVDDFGVGQSSLSSLLRLPISVLKVDRAFVTELTGDRADGQAAFKVVQAVVGLGRALNLRVVAEGVETPEQAQLLWELGVDALQGYWIGRAAPPETLSEQPGGPAGAAARPAPGLV; encoded by the coding sequence ATGATCCTGCCCGCGCCCCGTTCCGTGCCCAGGGGCACCGGTCTGGCGGCGCTGGGCCTGGGGGCCGGGTACCTGCTGCACCTGATGCACCTGCTCGGCTGGACGTCCGGCTCGCCGGAGTGGGCGCTGGGGCCGTACCTGCTGGTCTTCCTGGGGTCGGCGGCGCTGATCTGGTCGCTCGCGGCCCGCACGGAAGCGCCGGGCGCGTGGCGGTGGGTGGCGGCCGGGACGTTCTGCTGGGGCGTCGGGAACGCGCTGTACACGCTGGGGAACGTGCAGGCGGGCGTGCTGGGGTTCACGGACCCGTGGTTCCTGGCGTTGCCGGCCTGCATGCTGCTGGCCTTCCGGCTGTTCGAGCGGCGCTGGCCGTCGCTGCCGTCGCGGGAAGCGCGGCTGGACGTGGCGGCGCAGGTCATGGCGGCCGGGGCGTACCTGTGGTTTTTCGTGCTGGCCGAGCAGATGCAGAGCGCCGGGCCGTCGCTGCTGTCGAATCTCGTGGCGGCGCTGTACCCGCTGTCGGATCTGGTGCTGCTGAGCCTGCTGCTGGCGCAGACGTGGCGCGGCCCGGACGGCGCGCCGCGCGGCATGGGGTTCCTCGCGGCGGGCATGGTGCTGTTCGTGGTGGCGGACACCGGGTACACCATCCTGGCGCTGCGGGACGCGTACGAGGGCCACATGTGGCCGGACGCGCTGTGGCCGCTGGCGGCGCTGCTGTTCGCGGCGGGGGCGTGGCAGGCGGGGCGGGTGCGCCCATTGACGGTCGGCGCCGCGCCGCGCCGTCCGCGTTCCCTGTGGTACGGGCCGCTCGCGCCGTACTCGGCGCTGCTGGCCGGGTTCATGCTGCTGGGCGCGGTGCGACTGCCGCTGGAAGCGCGGGGGGCGCTGTACGCGACGTTCTTCGCGGCGATCTTCGTGGCGGCACGACAGACGCTGACGCTGCGCCAGCTGGAGGACAGCCGCGCACGACTGGAATTCCAGTCGCGGCACGACGCGCTGACCGGCCTGGGGAACCGCCGGCAACTGCACCTGACGCTGGACAGATGTGGGAGCAACGCGGCGGGAACGGGGCTGCTGGTCGTGGACCTCGACGACTTCCGTTTCGTGAACGAGGCGCTCGGGCACCGCGCCGGGGACGCCTTCCTGCAACGCACGGCCGCCACGCTGCGGGGTCAGGCCGCCGCCCTGAACGGCGAGTGCTTTCACCTGAGCGCCGACGAGTTCGTGGTGATCGTCCCGGCCACCCGCGAGGAGCAGGTGCGCGCGGCGGGCGAGGCGCTGCGGCGCGCCCTGCGGGAGCCGGTCACGCTCGAGGGGCAGGTGCTGAACATCACGGCGTCGGTGGGCGCGGCGCTCAGACCGGCGGACGGTCTGCTGGACGGGGCGGCGCTGCTGCGCCGCGCGGACCTCGCCATGAAGGAGGTCAAACGCAGCGGCGGCAACGGACTGCGGCTGTTCGACCCGCTGCGCGACGACGCGGCCGCCTCGCGGCGGGTCATGATCGAGACGCGCCTGCGCGGCGCCGCCGAACGCGGGGAACTGCAACTGCACTACCAGCCGCAGCTGGAACGCGGCGGGCAGCGCGTGCATTTCGAGGCGCTGCTGCGCTGGCAGGACGCGCAACTGGGCGCGGTCTCCCCGGCCGAGTTCGTGCCGGTCGCGGAGAGCGCGGGCCTGATGGTCAGCCTGGACCGCTGGGTGATCGCGCAGGCGTGCCGGCAGCTGGCCGGGTGGCGGGCGGCGGGACGGCCGTGGCAGGTGGCGGTGAACATCAGTCCGCCGAACCTGGTCCGGCCGGATTTCTTGCCGTTCCTGCTGCGGACCCTGCGGGAGCACGGGCTGCCGCCCGCCGCGCTGGGCCTGGAAGTCACCGAGCGTCTGCTGGTCGAGAACGAGGCGGAGGCGCGGCAGACCCTTCAGGCCCTGATGGACCTGGGCATCGAGGTGGCCGTGGATGACTTCGGGGTGGGGCAGTCGTCGCTGTCGTCGCTGCTGCGCCTGCCGATCAGCGTGCTGAAGGTGGACCGGGCGTTCGTGACGGAACTCACGGGGGACCGCGCGGACGGTCAGGCGGCGTTCAAGGTGGTGCAGGCGGTCGTGGGCCTGGGCCGCGCCCTGAACCTGCGGGTGGTGGCCGAGGGCGTGGAAACCCCGGAGCAGGCGCAGCTGCTGTGGGAACTCGGCGTGGACGCCCTGCAGGGGTACTGGATCGGGCGGGCCGCGCCTCCGGAGACCCTGAGCGAACAGCCGGGCGGGCCGGCGGGCGCAGCGGCTCGGCCCGCACCCGGCCTTGTCTGA
- the glyA gene encoding serine hydroxymethyltransferase, translated as MTTTAEKSAARDTALFDLITQEAERQQRGLELIASENFTSAAVREAQGSIVTNKYAEGYPGKRWYGGCEVVDRIEQLAIDRLKELFGAAWANVQPHSGSSANLAVYNALIQPGDTVLGMDLSHGGHLTHGNPVNFSGLRYRIVSYKVNPETELIDMEEVRRLAHEHQPKMIIAGASAYSRTIDFAAFREIADEVGAILFADVAHIAGLIAGGVHPNALPHAHVVASTTHKTLRGPRGGIILSNDPELGAKIDRAVFPGYQGGPLEHVIAAKAVAFGEALTDDFKAYAAQIIRNAQALAQAFQDKGYRVVSGGTDNHLLVLDLRPQGLNGTKATRLLDANHITISKSTLPYDTEKILHGGGIRIGTPAVTTRGMVESDMQTVADLIDRALKGEDVKAEVHAFAGGFPIP; from the coding sequence ATGACGACCACCGCCGAGAAATCTGCCGCCCGTGACACGGCACTCTTCGACCTGATCACCCAGGAGGCCGAGCGTCAGCAGCGCGGCCTGGAGCTGATCGCTTCCGAGAACTTCACCTCGGCGGCGGTGCGTGAGGCGCAGGGCAGCATCGTGACGAACAAGTACGCCGAAGGGTACCCCGGCAAACGCTGGTACGGCGGGTGCGAGGTCGTGGACCGCATCGAGCAGCTGGCCATCGACCGCCTGAAGGAACTGTTCGGCGCGGCGTGGGCGAACGTGCAGCCGCACTCCGGCAGCAGCGCGAACCTCGCGGTGTACAACGCGCTGATCCAGCCGGGCGACACGGTGCTGGGCATGGATCTGAGCCACGGCGGGCACCTGACGCACGGCAACCCCGTGAACTTCTCGGGCCTGCGCTACCGCATCGTGAGCTACAAGGTGAACCCCGAGACCGAACTGATCGACATGGAGGAGGTGCGCCGACTGGCACACGAGCACCAGCCGAAGATGATCATCGCGGGCGCCAGCGCGTACAGCCGCACCATCGACTTCGCGGCGTTCCGTGAGATTGCCGACGAGGTGGGCGCGATCCTGTTCGCGGACGTGGCGCACATCGCGGGCCTGATCGCGGGCGGCGTGCACCCGAACGCGCTGCCGCACGCGCACGTGGTCGCCAGCACCACCCACAAGACCCTGCGCGGCCCGCGCGGCGGCATTATCCTGAGCAACGACCCGGAACTGGGCGCGAAGATCGACCGGGCCGTGTTCCCCGGCTACCAGGGTGGCCCGCTGGAGCACGTGATCGCCGCGAAAGCCGTCGCGTTCGGCGAGGCCCTCACCGACGACTTCAAGGCGTACGCCGCGCAGATCATCCGCAACGCGCAGGCGCTCGCCCAGGCCTTCCAGGACAAAGGGTACCGCGTGGTGTCCGGCGGGACCGACAACCACCTGCTGGTGCTGGACCTGCGCCCCCAGGGCCTCAACGGCACCAAGGCCACACGGCTGCTGGACGCCAACCACATCACGATCAGCAAGAGCACCCTGCCGTACGACACCGAGAAGATCCTGCACGGCGGCGGCATCCGCATCGGCACGCCCGCCGTCACCACGCGCGGCATGGTCGAGAGCGACATGCAGACCGTCGCCGACCTGATCGACCGCGCCCTGAAAGGCGAGGACGTGAAGGCCGAGGTGCACGCCTTCGCCGGTGGCTTCCCGATCCCCTGA
- a CDS encoding HD domain-containing phosphohydrolase — protein sequence MTEPPPPQVSYAELTLRLTRLGLSAPDLGSAMQPVLDALITHTAAAGAGYFQWWESEQTFRIRASSGHHPWHDTSGLPAALPLIQALRAADGVNFYTDTLTHPAVTGFAALGIHALIAAPIHDRHGHLIGALLAHAHTPHAWTDIECALTGSVTGLLSLLAARLDAEEREREAHESALRTLGLFLEARDAETHGHTDRVTQLAVRLGRALQLDESSLCALRWGAYLHDIGKITLPDEVLRWPGPFSPAQRERMRVHVEEGVSLAQQLTFLPKPALDVIAAHHERWDGSGYPLGQRGQNIPLPARIFAVCDVFDALTSNRPYKHAWTPDEALAFVQAASGTHFDPQVVQALMKVLGHHAA from the coding sequence ATGACTGAACCGCCCCCCCCACAGGTCAGTTACGCTGAACTGACCCTGCGACTCACCCGGCTGGGCCTGAGCGCCCCGGACCTCGGCAGCGCCATGCAGCCCGTCCTGGACGCCCTGATCACCCACACCGCCGCCGCCGGGGCCGGGTACTTCCAGTGGTGGGAATCCGAACAGACCTTCCGCATCCGCGCGTCCAGCGGCCACCACCCCTGGCACGACACGTCCGGCCTGCCCGCCGCCCTGCCGCTCATTCAGGCCCTGCGCGCCGCCGACGGCGTCAACTTCTACACCGACACCCTGACCCACCCGGCCGTGACCGGCTTCGCCGCGCTGGGCATCCACGCCCTGATCGCCGCGCCCATCCACGACCGCCACGGACACCTGATCGGCGCGCTGCTGGCGCACGCGCATACCCCGCACGCCTGGACGGACATCGAATGTGCCCTGACCGGCAGCGTCACCGGCCTGCTGTCCCTGCTGGCCGCCCGCCTGGACGCCGAGGAACGCGAACGCGAAGCGCACGAGAGCGCCCTGCGCACCCTGGGCCTGTTCCTGGAAGCGCGGGACGCCGAAACGCACGGCCACACCGACCGCGTCACGCAACTCGCCGTGCGGCTGGGCCGCGCCCTGCAACTCGACGAATCCAGCCTGTGCGCGCTGCGCTGGGGCGCGTACCTGCACGACATCGGCAAGATCACCCTGCCCGACGAGGTGCTGCGCTGGCCCGGCCCGTTCAGCCCCGCGCAGCGCGAACGCATGCGCGTTCACGTGGAGGAAGGCGTGTCGCTGGCGCAGCAGCTGACGTTCCTGCCGAAACCCGCCCTGGACGTCATCGCCGCGCACCACGAACGCTGGGACGGCAGCGGCTACCCCCTGGGACAGCGCGGCCAGAACATCCCCCTCCCGGCCCGCATCTTCGCCGTGTGCGACGTGTTCGACGCCCTGACCAGCAACCGACCCTACAAGCACGCCTGGACCCCCGACGAGGCCCTGGCCTTCGTGCAGGCCGCCAGCGGCACCCACTTCGACCCGCAGGTCGTGCAGGCCCTCATGAAAGTCCTCGGCCACCACGCCGCGTAA
- a CDS encoding nuclear transport factor 2 family protein, with product MPPEQILRAYAEAVYARDTQALLALYHPQVTVYDLWEHWLYDGQQQWRGMIEGWFASLGEERVQVTFDDIRTHVTPDMALVHAFATYAGLSATGERLRAMNNRLSLTLVPEGSGWLILHEHSSAPADSETGKVNLQRPA from the coding sequence ATGCCCCCCGAACAGATCCTGCGCGCCTACGCCGAAGCCGTGTACGCCCGCGACACCCAGGCCCTGCTCGCCCTGTACCACCCGCAGGTCACCGTGTACGACCTGTGGGAACACTGGCTCTACGACGGCCAGCAGCAGTGGCGCGGCATGATCGAAGGCTGGTTCGCCAGCCTCGGCGAGGAGCGCGTGCAGGTCACCTTCGACGACATCCGCACCCACGTCACACCCGACATGGCCCTCGTGCACGCCTTCGCCACCTACGCGGGCCTGAGCGCCACCGGCGAACGCCTGCGCGCCATGAACAACCGCCTCAGCCTGACCCTGGTCCCCGAAGGGAGCGGCTGGCTGATCCTCCACGAACACAGCAGCGCCCCCGCCGACTCCGAAACCGGCAAGGTCAACCTCCAGCGCCCGGCGTGA
- a CDS encoding glutamate synthase subunit beta — protein MSKITGFLDQPRIKDQYAPVDVRLKHYHEFLIPLDSGAAKLQATRCMDCGIPFCNNGCPVGNIIPDFNNLVYQDDWRSALDTLHSTNNFPEFTGRICPAPCEAACTLNISGDAVGIKSIELSIIERGWQEGWVTPQPPTVKTGKKVAVIGSGPAGLAAAQQLARAGHDVTVFEKNDRVGGLMRYGIPDFKMDKHHIDRRVEQMQAEGVTFRTGVLVGAWPEGSRVTNLSRKTVTPDELKAEFDAVLLAGGAEQPRDLPAPGRELDGIHFAMEFLPQQNRVNAGDKLKKQLRADGKHVIVIGGGDTGSDCVGTSNRHGAASVTQFEVMPQPPEQENKPLVWPYWPMKLRTSTSHEEGAVREFAIATKEFIGKGGKVTGVKTVRMELIDGKLTEIEGSEEIHKADLVLLAMGFVSPIGSVIDAFGIDKDARGNAHAHTDEGGYHTNVEGVFAAGDMRRGQSLVVWAIREGRQAARAIDQHLMGTSVLPR, from the coding sequence ATGAGCAAGATCACCGGTTTTCTCGACCAGCCGCGCATCAAGGACCAGTACGCCCCGGTCGACGTGCGCCTCAAGCACTACCACGAGTTCCTGATTCCGCTCGACAGCGGCGCCGCGAAACTCCAGGCGACCCGCTGCATGGACTGCGGCATTCCGTTCTGCAACAACGGCTGCCCCGTCGGGAACATCATCCCGGACTTCAACAACCTCGTGTACCAGGACGACTGGCGCAGCGCGCTGGACACCCTGCACTCCACGAACAACTTCCCGGAATTCACGGGCCGCATCTGCCCCGCCCCCTGCGAGGCCGCCTGCACCCTGAACATCAGCGGCGACGCGGTGGGCATCAAGAGCATCGAGCTGAGCATCATCGAACGCGGCTGGCAGGAAGGCTGGGTCACGCCGCAACCCCCCACCGTGAAGACCGGCAAGAAGGTCGCCGTGATCGGCAGCGGGCCCGCCGGACTGGCCGCCGCGCAGCAGCTCGCGCGCGCCGGGCACGACGTGACCGTGTTCGAGAAGAACGACCGCGTGGGCGGCCTGATGCGCTATGGCATCCCCGACTTCAAGATGGACAAGCACCACATCGACCGCCGCGTCGAGCAGATGCAGGCCGAGGGCGTCACGTTCCGCACCGGCGTCCTGGTGGGCGCGTGGCCCGAAGGCAGCCGCGTCACGAACCTCAGCCGGAAGACCGTCACGCCCGACGAACTGAAAGCCGAGTTCGACGCCGTGCTGCTGGCGGGCGGCGCCGAGCAGCCCCGCGACCTGCCCGCCCCTGGCCGCGAGCTGGACGGCATTCACTTCGCCATGGAATTCCTGCCCCAGCAGAACCGCGTGAACGCCGGCGACAAACTGAAGAAACAGCTGCGCGCCGACGGCAAGCACGTCATCGTGATCGGTGGCGGCGACACCGGCAGCGACTGCGTGGGCACCAGCAACCGCCACGGCGCCGCATCCGTGACCCAGTTCGAGGTCATGCCGCAGCCGCCCGAGCAGGAGAACAAACCCCTGGTGTGGCCCTACTGGCCCATGAAACTCCGCACCAGCACCAGCCACGAGGAAGGCGCCGTGCGTGAATTCGCCATCGCCACCAAGGAATTCATCGGCAAGGGCGGCAAGGTCACGGGCGTCAAGACCGTCCGCATGGAACTGATTGACGGCAAACTCACCGAAATCGAAGGCAGCGAGGAAATCCACAAGGCCGACCTCGTCCTGCTCGCCATGGGCTTCGTCAGCCCCATCGGCAGCGTCATCGACGCCTTCGGCATCGACAAGGACGCCCGAGGCAACGCCCACGCCCACACCGACGAGGGTGGCTACCACACCAACGTGGAAGGCGTGTTCGCCGCCGGGGACATGCGGCGCGGCCAGAGCCTCGTCGTGTGGGCCATCCGCGAGGGCCGTCAGGCCGCCCGCGCCATCGACCAGCACCTGATGGGCACCTCGGTCCTGCCCCGCTAA